A genomic region of Raphanus sativus cultivar WK10039 chromosome 6, ASM80110v3, whole genome shotgun sequence contains the following coding sequences:
- the LOC130495785 gene encoding uncharacterized protein LOC130495785, translating into MSKVEFSTARSFALEAQKMDQTLETISNMIAVCDVHCAADDYTFRGKTDWYKILQVDHNADTNAISKQYKNLALLIHPDKNKLSGAEAAFKLIGEARELLFDKEKRAIVDIELQNINRDEALRAKALAEEKMSKAEFSTARSFALETQKMDQTLETISNMIVVCDVHCAADDYTLRGKTDWYKILQVDHNADTNAISKQYKNLALLIHPDKNKLPGAEAAFKLIGEARELLYDKEKRAIIDIELQKHARRKKEKKEKKKKKKENIPSKF; encoded by the exons ATGAGTAAAGTGGAGTTCTCCACCGCTCGCAGCTTCGCCCTCGAGGCACAGAAGATGGACCAGACGCTGGAGACCATCTCCAACATGATTGCTGTGTGCGACGTTCACTGCGCGGCGGATGATTATACATTCAGAGGCAAGACCGATTGGTACAAGATCCTCCAGGTCGACCACAACGCGGACACCAACGCCATCAGCAAACAGTACAAGAATCTCGCGCTTCTTATCCATCCGGACAAGAACAAGCTCTCCGGAGCCGAAGCCGCTTTCAAGTTGATTGGTGAAGCTCGTGAACTTCTCTTTGACAAGGAAAAAAGGGCAATCGTTGATATTGAACTCCAGAA CATCAACAGAGACGAGGCTCTCCGAGCCAAAGCCCTAGCTGAAGAAAAAATGAGTAAGGCGGAGTTCTCCACCGCTCGCAGCTTCGCCCTCGAGACACAGAAGATGGACCAGACGCTGGAGACCATCTCCAACATGATTGTTGTGTGCGACGTTCACTGCGCGGCGGATGATTATACATTAAGAGGCAAGACCGATTGGTACAAGATCCTCCAGGTCGACCACAACGCGGACACCAACGCCATCAGCAAACAGTACAAGAATCTCGCGCTTCTTATCCATCCGGACAAGAACAAGCTCCCCGGAGCCGAAGCCGCTTTCAAGTTGATTGGGGAAGCTCGTGAACTTCTCTATGACAAGGAAAAAAGGGCAATCATTGATATTGAACTCCAGAAGCATGCCcggagaaagaaagagaagaaagagaagaagaagaagaagaaagagaatatTCCGAGCAAATTCTGA
- the LOC130495786 gene encoding uncharacterized protein LOC130495786, with protein sequence MSSSSHYHYHKNDNNDEFESIFDDFIETSDIIPEPKERKKRIFIERNREEGHNNLWNDYFSETPTYPHNIFRRRFRMNQRLFLRIVNSLSQEFEFFQQTQDAAGRSSLSPLQKCTAAIRQMAYGVGADIVDEYVRLAETTARNCLFQFTAGIIHLFGNQYLRHPTPEDLEKLLYVGEQLGFPGMIGSIDCMHWEWKNCPTAWKGMYSRGHDKPTIVLEAVASQDLWIWHAFFGAPGTLNDLNILDRSPVFDEIINGDAPEVNFHVNGREYGLAYFLADGIYPKWASFIQSIRLPQGQKQSLFATTQESVRKDVERAFGVLQSRFAIVRNPSKLWDKHKIGNIIKASLQENILNSDKIYREFLLSISLQRISDNFPRTCDVRRNSLRT encoded by the coding sequence atGTCATCTTCTTCACATTATCATTACCACAAAAATGATAATAATGATGAATTTGAATctatttttgatgattttatagAAACCTCTGATATTATTCCTGAACCGAAAGAGCGAAAAAAACGTATATTTATTGAGAGAAACCGAGAAGAAGGTCACAATAATCTTTGGAATGATTATTTTAGCGAGACTCCCACTTACCCGCACAACATATTCCGGAGGCGGTTTCGAATGAACCAGAGATTGTTCTTGCGAATAGTTAATAGTCTCTCCCAAGAATTTGAGTTCTTTCAACAAACACAAGATGCTGCCGGACGGTCTAGCCTATCTCCCCTTCAAAAATGTACCGCAGCTATTCGTCAAATGGCGTATGGTGTTGGGGCTGACATCGTTGACGAATATGTCCGACTAGCTGAAACAACTGCAAGAAATTGTTTGTTCCAATTTACCGCCGGAATTATCCACTTGTTTGGCAATCAATACCTAAGACATCCAACGCCCGAGGATCTGGAAAAATTACTATATGTTGGGGAACAACTTGGTTTTCCAGGTATGATTGgaagcatcgactgtatgcattgggagtggaagaatTGTCCGACCGCTTGGAAAGGAATGTATTCACGAGGACACGATAAACCAACAATTGTGTTGGAGGCGGTAGCTTCTCAAGACCTCTGGATATGGCACGCGTTTTTTGGAGCTCCAGGTACTTTGAACGATCTTAATATTCTTGATCGatcacctgtttttgatgaAATAATTAACGGAGACGCTCCCGAAGTCAATTTCCATGTCAACGGCAGGGAATACGGTTTGGCTTACTTTCTTGCCGATGGTATTTATCCGAAATGGGCTTCTTTTATTCAATCTATCCGACTCCCACAAGGTCAAAAACAATCTTTATTTGCTACCACGCAAGAATCCGTGCGAAAGGATGTTGAGCGTGCCTTCGGAGTCCTCCAATCTAGATTTGCGATTGTAAGAAATCCATCAAAATTATGGGATAAACacaaaataggaaatattatcaaagcatcactacaagaaaacatccTCAACTCCGATAAAATTTACCGAGAATTTCTCTTGTCAATAAGCTTACAACGGATTTCAGATAACTTTCCGAGGACATGTGATGTTCGTCGGAATAGCCTCAGAACATAG
- the LOC108811123 gene encoding dof zinc finger protein DOF1.2-like, which translates to MKIMLPYNAHNSYQHQFPSPEIEIPAKWKISYGHEETAPPCPRCASSNTKFCYYNNYSLSQPRYFCKGCRRYWTKGGSLRNIPVGGGCRKRSRSRRQSSHKRFGPSENQPDVLINGSQSSHAGSDIDLAAVFAQYVNAPSPSSTDNTTGSDQDSPVVTTTNTHALDSLSWDICQETDVNLGFYREFNDLTNKIQEDERGLGQFLQEDQEEIFEFQGLLDDKDIQEILECSFSEEPDQLTSQGSFMINGDHWSSTDLTRFGI; encoded by the coding sequence ATGAAAATAATGTTGCCGTACAACGCACACAACAGCTATCAGCATCAGTTTCCCTCGCCGGAGATTGAAATTCCGGCGAAATGGAAGATTTCATACGGACACGAGGAGACTGCTCCTCCTTGTCCTCGTTGTGCATCTTCCAACACCAAGTTTTGTTATTACAACAACTACAGCTTGTCTCAGCCTAGATACTTCTGCAAAGGCTGCCGCCGTTACTGGACCAAAGGTGGCTCTCTCCGCAACATTCCCGTTGGTGGAGGCTGTCGCAAGAGGAGTCGGAGCAGACGACAGAGCAGTCACAAAAGGTTCGGTCCGAGCGAAAATCAGCCAGATGTTCTTATCAATGGGTCCCAGTCAAGCCATGCTGGTTCTGATATTGATTTGGCTGCTGTTTTCGCACAGTACGTGAATGCTCCGAGCCCTTCAAGTACAGATAACACCACCGGATCTGATCAAGATTCACCGGTAGTAACAACAACAAACACGCATGCTTTAGATTCCTTGAGCTGGGATATCTGCCAAGAAACGGATGTGAATCTTGGATTCTACCGGGAATTCAACGATCTGACCAACAAGATCCAAGAAGATGAACGAGGGTTAGGTCAGTTTCTCCAAGAAGATCAAGAAGAGATCTTCGAGTTCCAAGGTTTACTCGATGACAAAGATATTCAAGAGATCCTCGAATGCTCATTTTCAGAGGAGCCAGACCAGTTAACATCTCAGGGAAGCTTCATGATCAATGGTGATCACTGGAGTTCAACAGATCTTACAAGGTTCGGGATTTGA